One window from the genome of Salvia splendens isolate huo1 chromosome 9, SspV2, whole genome shotgun sequence encodes:
- the LOC121748566 gene encoding villin-3-like translates to MSSSAKALEPAFQGAGQRVGTEIWRIENFQPVPLPKSDYGKFCCGDSYIILETSAGKGGSYLYDIHFWLGKDTSQDEAGTAAIKTIELDAALGGRAVQYRELQGHESDKFLSYFKPCIIPLEGGVATGFRKTEEEEFETRLYICRGKRVVRLKEIPFSRSSLNHDDVFILDTKDKIYQFNGANSNIQERAKALEVIQFLKDKYHEGTCDVAIVDDGKLQAETSSGEFWVLFGGFAPIGKKVATEDDVIPEKTPAKLFSIVDGQVKSVDGELSKSLLENNKCYMLDCGSDVFVWVGRVTQVDDRKAAIQAAEDFVASQNRPKSTHLTRLIQGHETHSFKSNFDSWPSGSAAPVAEEGRGKVAALLKQQGGVMKGASKSGPVNEEIPPLLEGGGKTEVWCINGSAKTPVPSEDIGKFYSGDCYIVLYTYHSHERKDDYYLCCWIGKDSIEENQKMAAKLSNTVYNSLKGRPVLGMVYQGKEPPQFVAIFQPMVVLKGGVSLGYKNYIADKGLNDETYTSDGLALIRISGTFPHNNKAVQVEAVATSLNSNECFLLQSGSSTFCWQGNQCTFEQQQLAAKIAEFLKRGSTIKHTKEGTESSSFWFPLGGKQSYTSKKITSDVVRDPHLFGFSFNKGKFEVEEIYNFSQDDLLTEDILILDTNAEVFVWIGQSVDSKEKQNAFEIGQKYIELAASLEGLPPKVPLYKVTEGNEPSFFTSYFSWDPAKASAHGNSFQKKIMLLFGGGGHAAEERSYSPNNGGPTQRASALAALNSAFTSTSSPKATSAPRSGGKSTAASQRAAAVAALSNVLTAEKKGPTDVSPSRPSRPSRSPPREARPSAPVKSEDPNETEESEEDVQVKENETVATAPETNGEDLGSKTEATQEENGSESGQSIFSYDQLKAKSDNPVTGIDFKRREAYLSDEEFVSVMGMAKDAFYKLPKWKQDMNKKKVDLF, encoded by the exons ATGTCTAGCTCAGCAAAAGCTCTGGAGCCTGCTTTTCAAGGAGCGGGTCAGAGAGT AGGGACTGAGATTTGGAGGATCGAGAACTTTCAACCAGTTCCTTTGCCAAAGTCTGACTATGGTAAATTCTGCTGTGGAGATTCATATATTATTCTTGAG ACTAGTGCCGGGAAGGGAGGTTCTTATCTTTATGACATTCACTTTTGGCTTGGAAAGGACACTAGCCAG GATGAAGCTGGGACTGCAGCTATCAAAACTATTGAACTTGATGCTGCTCTTGGTGGTCGTGCTGTGCAGTACAGAGAACTACAAGGACATGAGTCTGACAAATTCTTGTCTTACTTTAAACCATGCATCATACCACTAGAAGGTGGTGTTGCCACTGGATTTAGGAAAACTGAAGAAGAAGAGTTTGAAACCCGGTTATACATTTGTAGAGGAAAAAGAGTTGTTAGACTGAAGGAG ATCCCGTTTTCACGGTCCTCACTAAACCACGATGATGTTTTTATTCTTGATACCAAGGACAAGATATATCAATTCAATGGTGCAAACTCTAATATTCAAGAAAGGGCCAAGGCATTAGAAGTAATTCAGTTTTTAAAGGATAAGTATCATGAGGGAACATGTGATGTTGCAATTGTTG ATGATGGGAAATTGCAAGCTGAGACATCTTCTGGAGAATTCTGGGTACTCTTTGGTGGGTTTGCTCCAATTGGTAAAAAGGTTGCGACTGAAGATGATGTCATACCAGAGAAGACCCCTGCCAAGCTTTTTAG TATTGTTGATGGTCAAGTTAAGAGCGTAGATGGTGAACTTTCCAAGTCActtttggaaaataacaaatgCTATATGCTGGATTGTGGTTCCGATGTATTTGTTTGGGTTGGTCGGGTTACTCAAGTTGATGACAGGAAAGCCGCCATTCAAGCTGCAGAG GATTTTGTGGCCAGCCAAAATAGGCCAAAGTCAACCCATTTAACTCGGCTAATTCAAGGTCATGAGACTCATTCATTCAAGTCCAACTTTGATTCCTGGCCATCAGGATCAGCTGCTCCTGTTGCTGAGGAGGGAAGGGGAAAAGTAGCAG CTTTACTGAAGCAGCAAGGTGGTGTCATGAAAGGAGCTAGTAAAAGTGGTCCTGTAAATGAGGAAATTCCTCCTTTGCTTGAAGGAGGTGGAAAGACAGAG GTTTGGTGCATCAATGGCAGTGCCAAAACTCCTGTCCCTAGTGAAGATATTGGTAAATTTTACAGTGGAGATTGCTATATTGTGCTGTACACATACCATTCTCACGAAAGAAAAGATGACTACTACCTGTGTTGTTGGATTGGAAAAGACAGCATCGAG GAGAACCAAAAGATGGCTGCTAAACTATCCAACACAGTATATAACTCACTGAAAGGGAGGCCAGTGCTG GGTATGGTATATCAAGGGAAAGAGCCGCCCCAGTTTGTTGCAATCTTTCAGCCGATGGTGGTCTTAAAG GGTGGAGTGAGTTTGGGTTACAAGAATTATATAGCCGACAAAGGTTTAAATGATGAAACATACACTTCTGATGGTTTGGCTCTAATCCGCATATCTGGGACTTTTCCGCATAACAACAAGGCTGTTCAAGTTGAAGCT GTGGCAACATCGTTAAACTCAAACGAATGTTTTCTGCTGCAATCTGGATCTTCAACTTTCTGCTGGCAAGGTAATCAATGCACCTTTGAACAGCAGCAATTGGCAGCCAAAATTGCCGAATTTCTGAAG CGAGGATCAACCATTAAACACACCAAAGAAGGAACTGAAAGCTCATCCTTTTGGTTTCCTCTTGGAGGAAAACAAAGCTACACCAGCAAGAAGATTACATCTGATGTTGTCAGGGATCCCCACTTGTTTGGGTTCTCCTTCAATAAAG GGAAGTTTGAG GTGGAAGAAATATACAACTTCTCGCAAGATGACCTTTTAACTGAAGATATATTGATACTTGACACAAATGCTGAAGTTTTTGTCTGGATTGGTCAATCAGTTGACTCTAAAGAGAAGCAAAATGCTTTTGAAATTGGCCAG AAATATATTGAACTGGCTGCTTCCTTGGAGGGGTTGCCCCCAAAGGTTCCATTATACAAAGTGACAGAGGGAAATGAACCAAGCTTCTTCACCTCCTATTTTTCGTGGGACCCTGCTAAAGCTAGT GCACATGGAAATTCATTCCAGAAGAAGATCATGCTACTCTTCGGGGGTGGTGGTCATGCTGCGGAG GAGAGGTCCTATAGTCCTAATAATGGGGGACCGACTCAAAGAGCTTCTGCTCTAGCTGCTTTGAACTCTGCCTTCACTTCAACTTCATCTCCAAAGGCTACTTCTGCCCCTCGTTCAGGGGGGAAAAGTACGGCGGCTTCACAGAGAGCAGCTGCTGTTGCTGCTCTATCAAATGTCCTGACTGCTGAAAAGAAAGGCCCAACAGACGTCTCTCCATCCCGACCAAGTAGACCAAGTAGAAGTCCACCACGAGAAGCTCGCCCTTCTG CTCCAGTGAAGAGTGAAGATCCTAATGAAACTGAAGAATCAGAAGAGGACGTGCAAGTCAAGGAAAACGAGACAGTTGCGACCGCACCAGAAACCAATGGGGAGGACTTGGGATCAAAGACAGAGGCTACGCAGGAAGAGAATGGCTCTGAAAGTGGCCAGAGTATATTCAGCTATGACCAATTGAAGGCCAAATCCGATAATCCTGTGACTGGGATTGATTTTAAACGAAGAGAG GCTTATCTTTCGGATGAGGAATTTGTGTCAGTAATGGGAATGGCCAAAGATGCTTTCTACAAGCTGCCCAAGTGGAAGCAGGACATGAACAAAAAGAAAGTTGATCTCTTCTAG